The Podospora pseudopauciseta strain CBS 411.78 chromosome 2 map unlocalized CBS411.78m_2, whole genome shotgun sequence genome has a window encoding:
- the RPL17B gene encoding 60S ribosomal protein L17B (EggNog:ENOG503P1RH; COG:J), translating to MVRYAATEISPVKSARSRGSYLRVSFKNTRETAQAINGWKLQRAQTFLQNVIDKKEAVPMRRYCGSIGRTAQGKQFGVTRARWPAKSAEFLLGLLKNAESNADSKGLDTGNLVVKHIQVNQAPKQRRRTYRAHGRINPYMSNPCHIELILTEAEETVAKSEAVVREEHLNSRQRGVRVRQALTAA from the exons ATG GTTCGGTACGCTGCGACTGAAATTTCCCCGGTGAAGTCCGCCCGCTCCCGCGGCTCTTACCTCCGTGTTTCTTTCAAGAACACCCGCGAGACTGCCCAGGCCATCAACGGCTGGAAGCTCCAGCGTGCCCAGACCTTCCTCCAGAATGTCATTgacaagaaggaggccgTCCCTATGAGACGCTACTGCGGCTCCATCGGCCGTACTGCTCAAG GCAAGCAGTTCGGTGTCACCCGTGCCCGCTGGCCCGCCAAGTCCGCCGAgttcctccttggtctcctcaAGAACGCCGAGTCCAACGCCGACTCTAAGGGTCTTGACACTGGCAACCTCGTTGTCAAGCACATCCAGGTCAACCAGGCCCCCAAGCAGCGCCGCCGCACATACCGCGCCCACGGTCGC ATCAACCCCTACATGTCCAACCCCTGCCACATCGAGCTTATCCTCACCGAGGCTGAGGAGACCGTTGCCAAGTCCGAGGCCGTTGTCCGTGAGGAGCACCTTAACAGCAGACAGCGTGGCGTTCGCGTCCGCCAGGCCCTCACTGCCGCCTAA